The Parvibaculaceae bacterium PLY_AMNH_Bact1 genome window below encodes:
- a CDS encoding polysaccharide biosynthesis C-terminal domain-containing protein (Derived by automated computational analysis using gene prediction method: Protein Homology.) has protein sequence MSRLKLLMDEISERFLSGEEQSRKLLVNGARDLVLKGLGLLGFLVMNAVLARGLGVEAFGHYAFVLSVVLLISMAARQGMDSAVLRFVSVYSAQQKWGLLKGVIVWMTTRVGFVSAAISLFGLLTLLFIGPFAAPGLRETGFWGLIFLPLVALSQMNQFALRGRLWIVRAQIPDLVIRPYGVTLAVSLLLLAGVSVDGGDAMAITAVSAAVGLVLGWGWLRNSLPADVFSAEAEREPKIWRQVSTQLLLVSGAGLVLTQMDIVMLGLLTSTDQSGLYSIASRLSAISIFAIVALGSIGAPMIASLYAKKDTAALARLVKLMARISLATLLPMGALFAVGGSVILGFFGDQFVAVYVPLLVLVGGQTFAACFGPAALLLTMTSAEDTAARILLFSVVANLMLNGLLIPQFGMLGASIATALTTAIPACVMFFAVRHRLGISPAAF, from the coding sequence ATGAGTCGTTTGAAACTACTGATGGATGAGATCTCGGAGCGTTTCCTGTCAGGGGAAGAACAGTCTCGGAAGCTTTTGGTTAATGGTGCCCGTGACCTGGTGTTGAAGGGCCTCGGCCTTTTGGGCTTTCTGGTCATGAATGCTGTTCTGGCGCGCGGTCTTGGGGTTGAAGCCTTTGGTCACTATGCCTTCGTGCTGTCGGTGGTGCTGCTGATCAGCATGGCGGCGCGACAGGGGATGGACAGCGCGGTCCTCCGTTTTGTGTCTGTCTATTCTGCGCAACAAAAGTGGGGGTTGCTGAAAGGCGTCATTGTCTGGATGACAACCCGTGTCGGCTTTGTTTCGGCGGCAATCTCGCTATTTGGCCTTTTGACGCTCCTGTTCATCGGTCCTTTCGCTGCTCCCGGTTTGCGCGAGACCGGGTTTTGGGGGCTCATATTCCTGCCGCTCGTTGCTCTGTCGCAGATGAACCAATTTGCTTTGCGAGGGCGGCTGTGGATCGTTCGGGCACAAATACCGGATCTTGTCATTCGGCCCTATGGGGTCACGCTCGCGGTCTCGCTGTTGCTCTTGGCGGGGGTGTCGGTCGATGGTGGTGATGCGATGGCGATTACCGCCGTTTCAGCCGCCGTTGGGCTCGTGTTGGGATGGGGCTGGCTGCGCAACAGTCTGCCGGCCGATGTATTTTCTGCTGAGGCTGAGCGCGAACCTAAGATCTGGCGTCAGGTATCAACCCAACTCCTGCTGGTGTCTGGCGCAGGGCTTGTTTTGACACAAATGGATATTGTGATGCTCGGCCTGCTGACAAGTACGGACCAGTCGGGCCTCTATTCCATAGCCAGCCGACTTTCCGCCATTTCCATTTTTGCAATTGTCGCCCTTGGGTCTATTGGTGCTCCGATGATCGCAAGCCTCTATGCCAAAAAAGATACAGCGGCACTGGCCCGCCTTGTGAAGCTGATGGCGCGCATCTCTCTTGCGACGCTTCTCCCAATGGGTGCTCTTTTTGCGGTTGGGGGGAGTGTTATTTTGGGTTTCTTCGGCGATCAGTTTGTGGCGGTCTATGTCCCGCTTCTTGTTTTGGTGGGGGGGCAAACGTTTGCCGCTTGTTTTGGTCCGGCTGCCCTGCTGCTTACGATGACATCGGCTGAAGACACGGCTGCCCGAATTTTGTTGTTCAGTGTGGTTGCTAACTTGATGCTCAATGGGCTGCTCATTCCACAGTTTGGAATGTTGGGGGCGTCGATTGCTACTGCTCTGACAACGGCCATCCCAGCTTGTGTAATGTTTTTTGCCGTGCGGCACCGGCTTGGGATTAGTCCCGCCGCATTTTGA